The Osmia bicornis bicornis chromosome 12, iOsmBic2.1, whole genome shotgun sequence genome contains the following window.
tggaagagaagaagaaggcaGAAGAAAGGGTAATTCTTGAAATGCTTTAAACATTTAACATGtttttttactaatttttaattttcattaggCAAAAATGTTAGATCAGTTGGATGAGGAATTTGGTATTGGAAATTTAGTCAAGGAAGAAATACACGCTGCTCGAAATACAGCTTATACCGAAAAAAATTTAAAGGGTCTTAAAGTAGAGCATGATATTGTAAGTATTTATCTATGGAATTCGGATTTTTCGATTATTCTTACAGAGAAAATActctaataattaatattgatGTTTTACAGGAAAAGTTTGAAGAAGGTAAAACAGTTATTTTGACTTTAAAAGACCAGGAAGTATTGaaagacgacgacgacgtgCTCGTCAATGTGAATATAACAGACGAAGAACGTTATCAGCGtaatattctaaataaaactAAGAAACCTGGTTATGATGCATACGATGACGATAACTTTGATGAATTTGGTTTACCTAAGAAAAGTATCTTAGACAAATACGATGAAGAAATCGAAGGCGAGAAGAAAGAATCTTTTGTATTGGGAGCTAATAATATCAAAGATAATAAGAGTAAACTCGATTACGTTAAGCAGCGTTTAGCTAATAAACGACTAGAATCATTGCAGCTAGCAGAGCCAAAACTAGCTAGTGAATATTTCAATGATCAAGAACTTGCAAAGTTTAAGAAACCGAAGAAAAAGGTTCGAAAAATtaggaagaaattaaaagcAGAGGACTTGATTCCTGAAGATAACGATTACCTTCGCGACTTAGGTAGCAGGAGAAGTAAACGACCTAAGGATGCAAAAGATAACGACAGTTTAGACGTGGACGATTTAGAAGGTATTTCGCacaaatttctaataattatatCATGTACCTAACGTGTAACCTATTGTTCCTACTTTTCAAATATAGCACCTCCTGAAGATCTTAGCGGAGTAAAGTTGGAGGAAGATGACAAAGAAGTAGAGCTTCAGTTGGCACTGAAAAAAGctcaaaaattgaaagaatcaCATTTGGCAAATATCGAAAAAGTTGCTGAAACTGTAAAACATGAACCCCTTAGTTCTGAGGAAAATCAGTCTGGGAATATTGTTCTGAATGCTACAGCAGAATTTTGTAGAACTTTAGGAGACATTCCAACGTATGGACTTGCCGGAAACAGAGAAGAAAATGGGCAGGAACTTATGGATTTCGAAATGGATGGAGTTAAAGAGGAACCACCGATAAATGATGAAGAGGACGATGGTCGTGGCGCCTGGAATACTGTACAATTAGGTATCGTTTCATAATCTTAACATACATGGGCTacaattatttgtaatatacttataaaCTATTGTACTTTCCGGACAGATGAAAGTATAATAGAGCCAGTAGCGATGGAAGCTGCGATTTTAGACGCGGAACCTTCGCTTGGACACGGTGTCGGTGGTGCATTAAAATTGGCAATGAGTAAAGGTTATTTGCAAAAAGAGGATAGTAGTAGACCGTCTGCGTCTCGTTTCGCGCACTTACAGGCTCAGAATTATTCGATAGAGGACAAAACTTACGGGTATGTATGGAACGTAACTATTGTTCAATATAAGAAGCTTTCTTACAACACGTTCACAAATGATAATTCCCATTAAAAAACGATTGTAAGAAATATTCTTCTATTGAATGCATTCCAAACGAATGTTATTAGACAAGTCTCTAGTGAATTTCACTGTTAGTTTAACAGTCGTAATTAGTGCCCTGATTTCGGTGCTTGGAAATGGATGATCCGCTACCGCAAGAGTTAACTACTTTGTCGGAGATGATCAAAGGCCTGAGAAGAGAGTAGGATTAATTGAGGTATGTTTATATTATGCGATTCTATTGTCGCCAGCGAGATACATACAAGTGTTCTAGACAAGTCCGGTACGGATCGAAatcatattaatttatttaatataaaaataatttcttatatCTACTCAACGATGgtttcatttatactatatttGCATGTTTCAACATACAAAATATGATAAAGTTCATACAATTTTCTGTATTTCTCAAATCAAATTTAATCTTCCCTACAGGAAATAGCacgataaattaatttttattgactTGTTTAGATTCGTGTTCATTTAATCGCATAATGTAATGTATCTTCAAAAATTCGATAGCCTGTTTTTAATTACTACATATTCTCGGTAACGTAAATTTCGAAACACCGAATTCCATGGGCTACTATAAATTTCTATACTTAATATAactttttatttgatttacaTAGTGTTCAAATTATTTCATCCATCTTTTTCCTTTTAGAGATGACGATAAGTTTGGCAGAAGAGATCGATTCAATGGTCCAACTTCAGAATTCAAGGAAAAAGATGGTTTCAAACCTAACGTGAAATTGGAGTACATCGACGACGATGGACATGTTTTGAGTGCAAAGGAAGCTTTCAGATATCTTTCGCACAAGTTCCACGGAAAAGGTCCGGGGAAAAATAAGGTCTGAGTTTCTTTCTACATTCTGTGTCCACTTTGAAACTATAGACATTACGACtgtataattttctaatttctaggTTGAAAAGCGAATGAAAAAGGCGGAACAAGAAGTCCTAATGAAGCGTATGTCTTCGACGGATACACCTCTCGGAACGCTTAATTTATTACAAGCGAAGCAGAAGGAAACTCAATCACCGTACATAGTTCTCAGTGGAAGCAAACAGATGCAAACGTAAGATTGTTCGGTATTATATCGTTACGTAATAAGATGTGATTTAAGACATTGTCACATGAatgttacaattatttttttttttcaggacTAGCATATCAAAGTCGAAGCATTAAAGGTTTTAAGGCTAAGTTGAATCAgaattgtatataatatacaGGCGGGAAGAAATCTTGTATCAGTACAGTTTTTCAGATAAAGTAACACATTAATCGTCGTAAAATAAAGGCATTGCACCTATTTCTTGTTTTGTTAAAACTAAGTACATGGTAATAAAGTAACACTTAAGTATGTGAATTTATAAAAGAGGCTAATCCCTTTTATATCCTTCTTTCATTGTTTTTAAACATATCGATTGTTTGATAgcttcaaatattaattttaacaaatttatttcatttatacatcATACAAATcgttataatgaaattttttattttttacgaaTGATATGGcccaaatatttatatttggtAGGAAGATCTTTTGAAACttcgtttaaaattaatttttttggtATAATTTTCAGTATTTTGAATGTGTATTATAAAACAATATGAACGATATTGTTTCATCTCGATGGGGTACTTTGTATTCTTACTCAAAGtacgtttattttaattaaataaattgactGTTATCACAATAAAATTAAGTGGGGAACAAACGATGTTCACAACTATCTCTTATTCTTACCGATATTCATTAAAACAATACAATATCTATATACTAACAGTAACATGTGCATAAAAACtatgaatattttaacattaCTCCCATTTCTATACTCAATcacaatttataatttctagTAACCTATTCGTACAAATCACTACTTGGAAGATATAAAGTTGAATactacaaaatattttatcgttCCTAATGATACACtatataaacatttgttgAACATTCTTTGTTCACTACGAAATAGTATTATCTGTGacattgaaaatatttgttgTTCCGTTGAATGAGAAGATCCGCAGTTAATCATCAATGAAATATATGATAACATTCGCCACCGATATTTACTgagtatttttacaatttatatCGGTATCATGCTCTTGAAAATGGTAacgattaattattataagaatgctaaatgatattaaatatatcCCTGATATCACAAGGCTTTCCTTTGTGCAAAAATAGTAATACTTGATTCCTTGAATCTTATGTAGTGCACAATGATcttataaattgtattttataaatataccTCCAACTGTAGACAATACTTGTAAGACTTACTCTCTATTCACTATccacaattctttttttttctttttttgggAAAGTTTGGCACTTCTCTCGACGATTTACACAAAAGTAATTAGGAATTTCTTTGAACTAAAAAACATAAGATGTATTTCCTATTGTTagctaaattttataatcagcTTTAAAAGGTtgtcaaaaatttcaattggTTTATTAAAACTAGTATCtttattgataaataaaaatactggGTAACTATACgctaacaataaaaaatattttagtcttttgtttaatatttatttcttaatcGAATTCGAAGCCTATTTCGCTCGATATTGTACAATTTGATACTTACTTTACATTATGGATATGATTTTCTATTTGTTGAATTCTAAGAAACTTATATCAGTAACACAATGATAATCGTCAAAacgacgaaatttaatatattatacttTACGGAATATTTACAAATCTGTTGTTTCACCAGAATTCAACAGATCTAATATTTTTGTGTTACTGTCATTTTTAAGAAATCCCTCATCCTCAGCATATCTGTTACGTTATATTCAAGTagatatttcttattttttttcctacACGTCaagattaatataaattatacgaattagatgaatattttttaaatagctTATTCATTCATCGCACGAATCCTTTCTATCTTCTTTTCTTATGTACATGTACCTATATACTAAAATATTCAACTAATCTGACAATTTGTCAAATctgtataatatattataaattgacTTGGTTTGTTTTCCATTCATCGTAAGGTATTAAAAATCATTGGTATAAGTACCGCGAAAGGGAAGTGCGAGTGTCAGCGTTTCGGTCGACGGTCAGTTAAAGAGACACGGttgttaaaaaatgaaaatcgatcaTCATCGTATCAAAACTGTTGTATACAAGATAACTAATGCAGTATGAAACGGTGGAGGTAAAGAATCGAGCGTATAATACAGTTGCTAACAATTAGCTTTTTGGATATACCTTTCTCAAGTTAGTTACCTTCCAAGGTATCTTCCTTGAGCGTAACATCATAAGTAATTGTTATCTGTTCAACGTTTCCATGTTTTGATTCTGAGCATTCTTGCTCACAGCTTCATCTTGACCGCTTGGACTTGGAAGCCTGGTAGATTTGATCGACTTCAACTTGGTCGTTCCACCGTATCTGAAATTCACGTCGCTACAAGTATCCAAAGGATGCATTGTTCCCATTAAGTTAGTCACATCATCGTCGTTTGTGACTTCTAACTTGGTAGTTGGTACTTTCTTAATCGAGCCCAATTCGTAAGCCGATTTCGACGACTTCAGCTTCATCTTCGCGTTCAGCGGCAACGACGCGGATTTCTCCAAGTTCACCGCCTGAACCTTTAGATGATTATCATTCTGCGCCACCTGCTCGTTGGTCGAGTTCATTTCATCGGTGATTTGTATATCTATATTGACAGTTTTTGGATCATTCTCGTCGTTTCGAATAGTCTGTTCAGCGTACTCGTTTCTAAGAGCGGCTAACTGAGCTCGCTGCTTCTGAATGTGGTTGTGCGAATTGGAGAAGAATGACGAGACCCTTTCGAGTTTGGTAGCCAAATTCGGTTGGCTCAATGTAGATTTCAGAGGATAAGGTGTCTCTACGGTGATATTGTTTTTCATGAAATTGTGAGATTCTCTACCTGTCGAATTGCTTTTTACCATTCCCAGTTTAGCGTTGTCCTCGATCAACTTTAAGGGATAAGATCGGACAATACTGTTCTTTCGTTTCTCGGC
Protein-coding sequences here:
- the LOC114878031 gene encoding U4/U6.U5 tri-snRNP-associated protein 1, coding for MGSNKRHKTEKSRDTKKKRHRSRSRSYTPEREKTDKHRHHKKHRRKERKDYDSDVEIVNAPPPPKISKSSHPSTPPPPEISKQHSPSPVKGGAAQSSLSIEETNKLRAKLGLKPLEVDSTSKDDPNKIKDDLGEFYHKPAPDVNEKLKSQKLKEKIGTQKQKRLIEANLAKIKSLGECDSDDDAKAWIDRTRRLVEEKKKAEERAKMLDQLDEEFGIGNLVKEEIHAARNTAYTEKNLKGLKVEHDIEKFEEGKTVILTLKDQEVLKDDDDVLVNVNITDEERYQRNILNKTKKPGYDAYDDDNFDEFGLPKKSILDKYDEEIEGEKKESFVLGANNIKDNKSKLDYVKQRLANKRLESLQLAEPKLASEYFNDQELAKFKKPKKKVRKIRKKLKAEDLIPEDNDYLRDLGSRRSKRPKDAKDNDSLDVDDLEAPPEDLSGVKLEEDDKEVELQLALKKAQKLKESHLANIEKVAETVKHEPLSSEENQSGNIVLNATAEFCRTLGDIPTYGLAGNREENGQELMDFEMDGVKEEPPINDEEDDGRGAWNTVQLDESIIEPVAMEAAILDAEPSLGHGVGGALKLAMSKGYLQKEDSSRPSASRFAHLQAQNYSIEDKTYGDDDKFGRRDRFNGPTSEFKEKDGFKPNVKLEYIDDDGHVLSAKEAFRYLSHKFHGKGPGKNKVEKRMKKAEQEVLMKRMSSTDTPLGTLNLLQAKQKETQSPYIVLSGSKQMQTTSISKSKH